GTTCGACGTCATCCTCGAGGGTGCCGGCGACAAGAAGATCCAGGTCATCAAGGTCGTCCGCGAGGTCGTCTCGGGTCTGGGCCTGAAGGAAGCCAAGGACCTCGTCGAGGGTGCTCCGAAGGCTCTCCTGGAGAAGGTCGACAAGGACGCCGCCGAGGCTGCCAAGGCCAAGCTCGAAGAGGCCGGCGCCAAGGTCTCCGTCAAGTAAGACTCTTCTTACGCGACTCACGAGCCCGGGACAGCATTGCTGTCCCGGGCTCGTTGCTGTGTTGGCCTGACTCCCAGACTTCATTTCGACGTTGCGACCTCGATCGAAGTCGCAACGTCGAAATGAAGTCTGGGAGTCGAGCGCTCAGGCGGCAGTGAGCCCCAACTTCATGAGCCAGGGTCTGAGGAGGCCGACCAGCTCTTCGCGTTCGAGTTCGGCCCACGTCCAGCGGACCACCATGATGCCCATGGCCCGGAGGGCATCCTCGCGCCGCTTCTCGCGGATCAATGCCTCGCGCGGGGTTTCTCCGGGGCGCAGACCGTATTTCTGCATCCCGTCGAACTCACCGACGAGCCGACCCTCCCAGTCGAAGTCCGCCCGCGCCTCGCCCTGTGATGTCTGGAACGTGTGCTGGAGACGGGGAAGAGGGAGCCCGGCTGCAATCATCTGGGCGCGGCTCCACGACTCCCCGACGCCCTCTGAGGACGCGTCGGCGAGCGAAAGGGCTCGTCGTGCGGTGCTGGTCCCGGGTCGCCGTAGACGCGCGTCGAGGATGGCCGTCATGACGGATGAATCGGCCTTCATCGCCAGTGCTCGGTCGAAGGCCACCAGTGCTTGCGCGAAGTTGCCGTTCGTGGCGATTTCGACCGCAGTGCGGTCGAGCGTGGTCACCTCGATCCCGTCGACCATCTTGATGTCGCCGGATGTCAGCGGGCCGTTGTGTACGTGCCGATGGCCGCGGACGAAACCGCCCGCGGTGGACTTCTTGGTGAGATGGACAGCCTCGCGGTCGGGGTGGAGTAGTTCGAGCCCGAGGACGGCTGCCGCCGAATCATGGCTCAGCGTCGCCTTGCCGCGATCACGTGCCGAGGTCGCCACTGCGATGGACTGCAGCCGATGGATCGCGGTGGAATCGGCAGCGTCGGGATCGGCCTCCAAGTAGACCCCGGGGGCCAACCGGATCAAGTCCCCGCTGTCCACCGCCGCCGCGACGGTGTCGTCGCTGATGCCGACCCGCAGCGTCGATTCGCGCCGTATGAGTCCGTATCGATCGGTCGGGAACCATGTCATGGGGATTGGACGCACGACGCGTCATCTCCGTTCAATGCGTCCCCGAAACGGACACTCCCGGAGTGACCTGGGACTCTGCGTCGGGCGTCACAACGGGGTCGGTGTCCGACTTTCCTCACCACCTAACATCAGCTAATGTCATCGACGCGGCGTGGTTACCTGCCGGTAGCTTCCGCCGCTGCCAACGCTGAGGGTGCCGGTCGCTCTGTGAGCGGTCGCTGGTCGGTTACAGTGACCCCAACCACAAATGCCACCGGTTGGTGTGCGGTCACACCGTGGCCGCCTTCGGGGGCAGCGATCGTCTGGAGGAAGTTGTGGGTGTTGAGGTCAGTGTCGAGGGGCTCACGAAGTCGTTTGGTTCGCAGAATATTTGGCGTGATGTCACGCTGACCCTCCCTGAGGGTGAGGTGTCTGCGCTGCTCGGTCCGTCGGGTACCGGTAAGTCGGTGTTCTTGAAGACGTTGATCGGGTTGCTGCATCCCGAGCAGGGGTCGGTGATCGTCGATGGCACCGATATCACGCAGTGTTCGGCCAAAGAGCTCTATGAGATCCGCAAGCTGTTCGGTGTGCTGTTCCAGGATGGTGCCCTGTTCGGTTCGATGTCGTTGTTCGACAACATCGCGTTCCCGCTTCGTGAGCACACGAAGAAGAAGGAGAACGAGGTCCGCGACATCGTGATGGAGAAGATCGATCTGGTCGGTCTGACCGGTGCCGAGGACAAGCTTCCCGGTGAGATCTCCGGTGGTATGCGCAAGCGTGCCGGTCTGGCGCGCGCGTTGGTGCTCGATCCGCAGATCATTTTGTGTGACGAGCCGGATTCGGGTCTGGATCCGGTGCGTACCGCCTACATCAGCCAGTTGTTGATCGACATCAACGCCCAGATCGATGCGACGATCCTGATCGTGACGCACAACATCAACATCGCGCGCACGATCCCGGACAACATCGGCATGTTGTTCCGGAAGGAGCTGGTGATGTTCGGTCCGCGTGAGCAGTTGCTGACCTCGGAGCAGCCGGTGGTCAAGCAGTTCCTCTCCGGTGACCGGTTCGGTCCGATCGGTATGTCGGAGGAGAAGGACGAGGCCGTCCAGAAGCAGGAAGAGGCCATGCAGGCCGCGGGTATCTCCGGTGGTGGTACCAAGGAGGACTTCACCGAGATCATCCCGCAGGTCCAGCCCAATCCGGGTATGCCCGAACGCAAGGCGGTCGCCCGTCACCGTGAGCGCGTGCATGCGATGCTGCCCGGCCTGCCGCAGAACGCGCAGGAGGCCATCCGTCGCAGCCAGGAGCAGGAAGACCAGATCCGCGAGGAGAGCCGCGCCCA
The sequence above is drawn from the Gordonia rubripertincta genome and encodes:
- the rplL gene encoding 50S ribosomal protein L7/L12 is translated as MAKLTADELIDQFKELTLLELSDFVKKFEEVFEVTAAAPVAVAAAGAPAAGGAEAAAEQDEFDVILEGAGDKKIQVIKVVREVVSGLGLKEAKDLVEGAPKALLEKVDKDAAEAAKAKLEEAGAKVSVK
- a CDS encoding type IV toxin-antitoxin system AbiEi family antitoxin domain-containing protein; its protein translation is MRPIPMTWFPTDRYGLIRRESTLRVGISDDTVAAAVDSGDLIRLAPGVYLEADPDAADSTAIHRLQSIAVATSARDRGKATLSHDSAAAVLGLELLHPDREAVHLTKKSTAGGFVRGHRHVHNGPLTSGDIKMVDGIEVTTLDRTAVEIATNGNFAQALVAFDRALAMKADSSVMTAILDARLRRPGTSTARRALSLADASSEGVGESWSRAQMIAAGLPLPRLQHTFQTSQGEARADFDWEGRLVGEFDGMQKYGLRPGETPREALIREKRREDALRAMGIMVVRWTWAELEREELVGLLRPWLMKLGLTAA
- a CDS encoding ABC transporter ATP-binding protein gives rise to the protein MGVEVSVEGLTKSFGSQNIWRDVTLTLPEGEVSALLGPSGTGKSVFLKTLIGLLHPEQGSVIVDGTDITQCSAKELYEIRKLFGVLFQDGALFGSMSLFDNIAFPLREHTKKKENEVRDIVMEKIDLVGLTGAEDKLPGEISGGMRKRAGLARALVLDPQIILCDEPDSGLDPVRTAYISQLLIDINAQIDATILIVTHNINIARTIPDNIGMLFRKELVMFGPREQLLTSEQPVVKQFLSGDRFGPIGMSEEKDEAVQKQEEAMQAAGISGGGTKEDFTEIIPQVQPNPGMPERKAVARHRERVHAMLPGLPQNAQEAIRRSQEQEDQIREESRAHAEDVANGRHSGDNEWTSASSGNLAVADAKTDVIDYGGSDAPTEQWQTPGGGDALTKPSHRASDANEGRTIQG